CTAAGCACTTTGGCGGTTGCTATAAAATGAAGCGATACCCTTGCTTTACTGACAAAAACAGAGTTTAGAGTCTAATTTTCTTTCCAACTATTGACCCTTGACGCTTAAATCTGTACACAATATTTATACTTAACTTGTGTGAATACGCATTCAAGTCCTAGTTGCTATGTGATTTGATCATCATTGGTGATCATCAGAGGTCAAGGCAAATATTGAAAATTGCTCAACTCTCTTACTTACCCCTAATCGCTATGCGGTTAATTAATCTTCAAAATTCCCTCGCCTTTCACTCCCTGCTGACTTCGTGGCTAGAGGAGGACTCCCGATGGCTGGGTAGAGAAAATCAAGAATATTTGTCCCAATTAGGTTATGGGAATGAGTAAGCAGCTAGGTAAGTTTTTTCTGAAATTCTTTTTTGGACGCAAACAACCGCTTGGTAGAGGTAACAGAGAATTCATTACGGCCACCAGCGTTGCAGTTTGCATCTTACTTTTACGCTCTATTGGATTGTTGCAATCTCTAGAGTTGGCAGCTTTGGATCAATTATTTCGCTTGCGTCCAAATGAACCACCAGAAGAACGTATTACTATTGTAGCGATTGATGAAGCTTCTTTACGCGAAGTAGGTTCCTGGCCGATACCAGATGGCGTTATTGCCCAGTTGTTGCAAAAATTAACAGCCCAAAACCCCCGCGCTCTTGGTTTAGATATCTACCGAGATTTACCAGTAGAGCCTGGTCATGAAGAGCTAGAGAATGCTTTTAGGTCAATGCCAAACTTGATTGGGATTGAACAATTGGCAAATAACAAGAACGCCAGCGTTTTACCGCCACCAGTCCTGAATCAACTTGACAAAGTGGGTTTTAACAATGTGTTGTATGATCCTGATGGTAAAATCCGTCGCAGCTTGTTGTATTGGCACATTGATAATCAGGCTCACGAAAGTTTTGCCCTCAAGCTAGCTTTATTGTATTTAAAGTCTTACGGAATTACTCCGAAAACAGCAGCCAGCAACCCTGAGTATTTGCAGTTGGGAAAGGCCGTGTTTACTCCGTTTCGCGCTGCAGATGGTGCCTATGTGGGAGCTGATGCTGGAGGCTACCAAATTTTGTCTAACTTTCCCAAACCCATCTGTCGCAGGTCATGTACAGAATCCTCTCATTATCGCCAGGTATCCATGAGGGATGTCCTAGCTAATAGAGTACCAAAAAGCTGGATCAGCGATCGCATTGTATTGATTGGTTCCACCGCTCCCAGTCTGCAAGATTTTGTCTTTATCCCACACTCAAGCAAGTTAATCGGTACGGCAAAGCCTGTTGCTGGCATTGAGCTGCAAGCTTATTTTATCAGTGAATTAATTTCATCTGCCGTCCAAGGCCGACCGTTACTCAAAGTCTGGTCTAAGTTACTGGAATATTTGTGGATTTTTACTTGGTCTTATGTAGGTGCGGTCACAACCTGGCGCATCAGACACCCAAAAAAGAGTATTCTCACGGTTGTGCTTTCTTGCTTGTTGCTGGCTGGGAGTTCTTACCTAGCGTTTCTCTCCGGTTGGTGGATACCAATTATTCCTTCATTACTTACCTTTGGTACTTCCGCTATTTGGATGACCTGTTATATTGCCTACATGCAGGAAGAGTTAAAACGTTCCAAAGAGTTTCTGCATCAAGTGATCAATACGATTGCTGACCCAGTTTTTGTCAAAAATGAACAACATCAATGGATTGTTTTAAATGAGGCCTATTGTCAATTTATTGGTTATCCAAATCGCCTGTTAATTGAAAAATCAGACTATGACTTCTTCCCAAAACATGAAGCTGATGTGTTTCGCCAACAAGATTCGCTGGTTTTCAAGACTCAGCAATCGCGAGAACATGAAGAAAAATTCACTGATGCTAATGGTATTACCTATCTGATTGCGACTAAGCGATCGCTCCACAAAGACGCTGCTGGTAATTACTTTTTAGTTGGGGTCATTCGCGATATTACTAAGCGCAAGCTGATCGAACAACAACTCAAGCGCACTGCTGCCGATTTATTCCGTTCTAACAATGAATTAAAACGCAAAGAAGACCACTTGCGTTATATAGCATATCACGACCCCCTGACCGGTCTATCCAATCGCAAATTTTTTGCTGAACAAATTTATGAGTCCCTCCATTGGGCGCAAATTAACAATTTGTTGCTAGCTCTGCTGTTTATTGACCTCGATGGCTTTAAGCAAGTCAATGATACCCTTGGCCACGAAATGGGCGATCGCTTGCTGGTGACTATCGCTCAACGACTCAGCAATTCTTTACGTGGTAGTGATACGGTTTCTCGCTTGGGTGGCGATGAATTTACCGTTATTTTGCGGTCTATTCCCAACGTGCAAGTAGCTGCTAAAGTTGCCGAAAAAATCTTATGCACGATTACCGAACCAATTGTTTTGGATGGATATACTACGTCTGTCTCCGCCAGTATAGGCATCAGTATCTACCCACTCAATAGTCAAGACACTGAAACTTTAATTAAACAAGCAGATACCGCCATGTATACTGCCAAGCGCCTCGGTAAAAACCGTTATGAGTTTGCTTGATTAGTCCATTGATTAGCTTTACTTCAGTAATAATTCTTAAGTGTTCGCCTGATTAGTCATCTAGCTGACATATTTTAGCTTGGAGTTATTCTTAAGTATATATATTTATCAAAAGTATATTTCGTATACAACTTATACATTTGGTAATTTTTACTGGATTTGCTAAATTGTAAAATTATACAAAAACTACAATATTGCAACTTTGCTGTGTGAAATTTAGTTATTTTCCCTGTTATCCTTCCGAAAATAGCGGAGTCGTACATGATTCTTTCTTTAGCTGACACAGTATTTATACGCTCAAACATTAAAATTTAATTAAGGAACTTTGATTAAGACAATTTACTTATGGGAATTAACAAAAATATATATCTCTAGATAGATGTTTAGAATTTATTAGTGTTTATATACCTAATACATTAAGCAGTTTCAACCAAAATACCCTCCTGCCTGATTTACAACCGAGTTACAACAATTTTTTGCTCAATTATTGAACTCGTAACACCAAAACTTTCATAAAGATTTAATCTATTTCGGCAATTATTTAAGTAATTATGCGTATATGGAACAAGGTACTTACATGAAAACCACACATGGTAATTTACCGAGGGTTATGGAAACTCACTTGAGAATCACAAGCGTTGTGATCTTGTGTGTCAGTGCGTATTTGCTACTACCCAAAATTACTGATGCGACAGCGGTTATCAACACTTTTACCGCTAATGGGTTCAGCACTACTAGCAACCAAAGCTTAACCACCCCCAAGCTGAATCATGAGGGTTTAAAAGTTTATATCCCACCAAACTATGGTGGTCCTGATAGTCAGCATGGTAGTGGCACGCGCTAATATCGTTAGGCAAGAGTCCAGAATCCAGAATCCAGAATCCAGAGTCCAGAGCCCACAGTCAATAGTAGTTACCACTAACAAATGACAAATGACAAAGAGTAATTAGTAATGAGTAATGAGTAATGAGTAATGAGTAATGACAAATGACAAATGACAAATGACAAGTGACAAATGACAAATGACAAATGACAACCGTCATTTATTCAAGAGTGAGGATTTCCACCAATGGTATTTTTGTATAAGTGTGTGGGCTTGCCAATCAGGGTCTGGGTGAGGATAATCTAGGCGGTAGTGTCCACCTCGGCTTTCGGTTCTAAAAGCAGCACTTTTGAGAATTAAGGCGGCTACATCTATTAAATTGCGGGTTTGCGCCCAAAGTCGCAATTGTTGTTCTACCTCTGGTAGATCTAAACTAGCTGGTTCTGTGGGACTTAAACTCAGCAAAAATTGAGTTAAAGGTAAGGCAGCAAAATCTTGTTGCCAAGATTCTATTGTCGCGATCGCTGTTTCTAACCCAGTTTGTTCTCGACATATTCCCGCAGTTTGCCACACTAGACGGGGTAATTTCAACCGTATTTCTTCTAGTTGTGCTTGTTGCTTGTGCCATTCACTGACATCGGCGATATATTTCCGCAATGGTAGCGCTGGTGTCTCTGACTCTAAAGCTACAGGGGCCAACTTAATATTAGCCATCTGTGCCCCAAATACAATACATTCGAGTAGGGAATTACTCGCTAAACGATTTGCTCCATGTACGCCCGTACTAGCGCTTTCTCCCACCGCGTACAAATCGGGAATATTCGTGCGATTTTGAAGATCTGTAACAATTCCTCCCATCCAGTAATGGGCTGCAGGTGCAACGGGAATGGGTTCTGTGAAAACATCAATGCCCCAACGCTGACAAACTTTGATAATATTGGGAAACCGATGACGAATTTTGTCGGCGGGTATGGGGCGCATATCCAACCACACATTGGCTGTGGTAATATCTGTGGTGGTGCGTTGCAAATGGCTAAAAATTGCTCTACTGACTATATCTCTAGGTGCGAGTTCACCGGCTGGGTGGTAGTCAAAGGCAAAACGGCGTCCTTGGTCATCAATTAGGTGTGCCCCTTCGCCGCGTACAGCTTCACTAATCAAAAAGCGATCAGCGCCTGGTTTGGTGAGGGCTGTGGGGTGAAACTGGATAAATTCTAAGTCGCGGAGGATAGCCCCCGAACGCCAAGCGATCGCCACTCCATCGCCTGTACTCACAGCAGGATTAGTCGTTTGGGCAAATACCTGACCACCACCACCGGTTGCTAGTACCACAGCACCAGCCCTAATCCATGTAATTTCCCCTTGATAAAATAGACTAATTCCTTGACAGCGCCCACTTTGGGGTTCCATCCACAAACTCAAGGCCAAAGCCTGTTGAATGACTTGAATATTCTGGCGTCGTAGGACTTGCGCTGTCAGAGTGGTGATGACTTCCCTACCTGTGGTGTCTGCTGCGTGGAGAACTCGGTGGTGAGAATGGGCTGCTTCTAAAGTTAAAGCTAAAGCTTGACCATGACGGTCAAAAGCTACCCCCAAGTTTACCAGAGATTGTATACATTTAGGGGCTTCTTGGGCAAGAAATTCTACCGCTGTGACATCACACAAACCAGCGCCTGCCTTGATTGTATCTTGAATATGCATTGCAGGTGAATCTTCTGGGGCAATTGCCGCCGCAATACCACCTTGCGCCCAATCGCTAGCCGACAAAGAAACAGATTCTTTAGTAATTAAACCGACTTGTAAGTTTTGTGGTAGACAAAGCACCGTGTACAGTCCAGCAGCACCAGCACCAACTACTAATACATCAAACTGGTTAGGAATATTTATCTGAGGCAAAGTCTGGGGGAGGGGGGGGGAGGGGGAGAGGGGGAGAGGGAGATAGGGGGAGATATTTCCCATTTTATCCTTGTCACCCATCCCCATTTATGATATATTAATTCGCTCCTTAGATAAAGGAGTGCGTTTTGATTGAGCAGATTAACTGGCGATGCAGTTATCTATAGATACCGTTGTTAAAGCGATCGTCTCCCTCGTTGAACTCAGGTGCTTTTTCCGTCACCGTGAAGTTATCTAGGTTAGCTTGGAGGAGTTCTGTTTGGCGAGTCTTCAATCCCTTAATATTCAATACATCCTCCACCTTTTTGTAAGGAGCATTTTTGATGATTTTCTTAGCCAGGGTGGGATAAAGCCCTGGATACTGTTGAAAAGCGCGGACGTTGGTGTTATTCAAATCAATTTTTTTACCGAATTCCGTTCCTAGCTTGGCGTCAGCCTTATTTTGACCAACCGCCAACACGGGGACTTGAGGAAACGCCAAAGTGTTGAAACTGACAGCTTGGGCTGGCCCAGTTGTGCCTAACCATCCCCAGCAGCCCAGCAACAAACTAAATACTGTTAATAAACGTACCAATCCTTTCACGATTTTTGTACCTCTTTCAATCAAAATGAAATAAAAGTTTTAAGCTGACAGATGTCACGAGTCATTGGTCATTCGCGAAAATACCAAGGACTTTGGACACAAGCTGCTCGCTTAATCAACACACAGCAGTCATCACAAACTAATATACAGCGTTGTGAAGTACCAAATGCCAAGTCTTTCGTAGAGAATGAAGAAAGCCGTTTCACTTTACAGCAGTTCTCCTGTTCCTGGTAAATTGTCTCGGTGTCCAGCAACAAGAGAAAAATTTTCTTTGTTAAGTTCAAAATTCGGGAAGAAGATTCTAGCTGAAACTACGGCACCGCGATAAATCGATAAACATGGTACCGTACTTGCGGTTAACGCACTCTACCAGAACTATTGACCGATTAACATGGCGACGTTTTTCATCCTTCACCCCGTCCTTTCCCGTTGCGCTGTTGTCCTAGCAGGTATTCCCAGATGCGACGAATTTCCGCCTGGAATACTTCGCGGTCGGCTTCAGCGATTTGGATGGAGTGCATAAGGATGTCAGTGACGCTGGCGACATCTTCAGTCAGTCCATCAACTTTCACTGTCAGTTGAGCAATTGCGGTAGTATTGGTAGCTTGTTGCCGTGCTACTTGCTCAAGGATAGCTTCAATGCGGTCTAGGCGGTCGGGGCTGGCTTGGCTCATCCTACCTCCAAGTCTTTCTTTGGTCTAGTTTCCAAAACATTTATTAAAACAGCAGCAGCAATATTGCTTAAAATTATATAACATTGTACCACTAAACGTATTAAGTTGTCGCTAGAGGTTGAAACCACCTCAAAAGTACAGTTTTTTACGCCCAGCTAGTTAGTTTTCCATAAAAAATCCCCTGTCGTCGCCTTGCGAACAACTCAGGGGATAGGACGTGTAACTAATTGTAAATTATTTGCTTAAAACGAGTAAACCTTATTAACTCGCGCTATGCTAAAAGTAGTTGAGTTAATGAGGTTTTGATGCAACATGTCACCCCCAAGGAAGCAGCTAAAATCCTTGGTGTCCACGTCTCCAGTCTTAGAAGGTGGGAGAACGAAGGAAAGCTTAGAGCAATCCGTACACCAGGCGGTCAAAGGAGATTCGTCCTCGAAGAAGTTGAAAAAGTCGCGGGAGTGTCCAGGACAGTTAGAACTGTTTGCTACGGGCGAGTCTCGACTAATGGACAGCAAGACGATTTGCAACGACAACTTGAACACTTACGCACGCGACACCCAGAGGCAGAAATCATTTCAGAAGTTGGAAGCGGACTCAATTTTAAACGGAAAAAATTCCTCGCAATTTTGGAACGAATCATCGACGGCGATATCCAACGTCTTGTCATTGCCCACCCTGACCGACTTGTCCGGTTCGGATTTGAATTGGTTAAGTGGTTATGCACAAAATTTGAGTGCGAACTCTTGGTTCTCAATGACCGCAAACTCTCTCCAGAGCAAGAACTCGTACAAGATATGTTGTCCATCATTCACTGTTTCTCTAGCAGGTTATACGGACTTAGAAAATACAAATCAACAATCTTTGAAGAGTTACAAAAAGAAAGCGAGGCACAAAGCATCGACAAAGCAGTCACCGAACAGTGTATTGAAAATCAGGCTATTTCCTAGCAAAGAACTACATCAAGTTTGGAAGCGTTGGCTTGCTGCTTATCGCTATTACTTCAATCAATGTATTAGTTTTCTTCACAAGAATTATGATGCCCAGACTCGAATAATTATTGTCAAGAAAACCAACAAAGAAAAAGAAGTTAAAATATCTGCCCAAGAGTTGGATAAAATAGCTCAAAAAATGGATGTGCCAGCATGGGTCAAGACATTACCAGGACATCAGCGTCAAGAGGCGTGTTTTGAAGCATTTGACGCATTTAAACAAGCTCGTAGTCAGGGTGGCAATGCTAAGTTCAAAAGCTGTAAAGCAACAAGCCAAGCTATCCAATTTAAAGTTGGTAATTTCAAGAATGGCACTTGGTATTGCAATACAACCAAAGGTTTGAAATTTACTACGATTGGTCAAACTACTCCTTTCCAATGTGAATATGGTACAGAGCTTGTATACCGTCGTGGTAAATGGTTTGGTTGCTTTCCCCAGTACAAAGATGTTACCCCATCTGGTAGTGATAGGGTGATAGCACTTGACCCTGGTAATCGTACTTTCTTAACTGGTTTTGATGGAGAGAATGTCTTAGAGATTGGTAAGGGAGATATCGGACGCATACAAAGATTGTGTCAGCACCTTGATAATCTAATTAGTCGTTCCACCAAAACAACATGCCGTAAACGTAGAAAGATGCGTATTGCCGCTAACCGTGTGAGAGAAAGAATCCAAAATTTAATTAAGGATTTACACAACAAAGCTGTTAATTTACTTGTTAATGCCTACAAGGTAATTTACTTACCAACATTTGATTCTAGTCAGATGGTAATTAAAAAACGTAATGGGAAGAGACGTAAAATTAACAGTAAGTCTGTACGCCAAATGCTTACCCTTTCTCATTACAAATTTGAGCAACATCTTAAACAAGCTGCATCAAAGAAAGGCGTAATAATCGTTTTATGTAACGAGTCCTACACTTCTAAAACATGCGGTAATTGCGGTCATATTCACCATAAATTAGGTGGAAACAAAGTATTTAAATGCCCTCACTGCGGAATACAAATTAGCCGCGATGTGAACGGCGCACGTAATATTTTATTGCGTGCTTTGCAAGCAACTGCCTTCACCGTGACGTATGATTCTATCGTGCTTTCCGATTCGTGTCTGCGACACGCTACGCGAACGGAATTGACGGATGCCATAGTTAATCACGTTTAGGCGTTTTGATTAGCTTAAAAGTTGCACATAATATCAGTGGTAAAATAAACCCGGTGAGTAAAATTAACCGATCACTTAATGAATAGATAGTGGATTGCCGTCCCCTAACTTTCTTGATCCTCGTTAACGAAGCGCGAAAGTCCCCACCTTCAGCGTACTCGCAAGGTGGGGATGAATAGCGGGCTGCGACGATTGCATCTATGACCAAAATCGACCGCAAGGTTGATAAGGGAATGGATGTATGAGGAGTAGCCATTCATTCATTTGGGGATTCTTGAGATTGTATATATTGCTTAATTTTTTCAATTGGTGCGCCGCCAGTAGAAGAGACATAATATGAACTAGACCAAAAAACAGGTTGACGATAAAAATTAGATAGATGTTCTGAGAATTCTTTCTGAATAATTCTGCTTGATGCTGATTTTAGACTACCTACAAGAACGGATAAGTTGTTATCTGGGTGGAAATCAACTAGCAAATGAACATGATCCACTTCGCCTGAAAACTCGATTAGTCTGCACTTGGTTTTTATACAGACATTTGCAAATATTTTTTGCAACCGTTCCAACATTGAAGCGGTTATTGTTTTGCGTCTGTACTTGGTTACAAACACAAAATGTAGGTGAATAGAGAAAACAGAATGAGAGCTTTTTCTGGGAACCACTTGACAAACCTATAGGTCAACTCTAATATAATAGAATAAATGTAAAAAGGAGGCAAATAAATCAGTGGCTACAAGACGGATGACTTTCAGGTTATACCCAAATAAGCAGATAGAGCAGTCTTTGCGGTATCACCGAAAGCTCCATAAAGACTTGTATAATGCTGCTATTTATAACAGATTCACTCAATATCAAAAGTTCAACCACAAGGTTGATTATTTTGAACAACAGAATTGTTTGCCAGAGTTCAAAGAAGTTTGGACAGAGTATAAAGAAATCAATTCTCAAGCTCTACAAGCAACTTTGAAACGTGTTGATTTTGCTTTCCAACGCTGGTTTGCAGGATTGGGTAAACGCCCTAAATACAAGTCAATTCGCCATTATTCTGGCTGGACATATCCAGCTAAAACTGGGTATTCTGTGGAATCTAACGGCGAAAACGGTTACTTGAATCTGTCTAAGATTGGACGCATTCAAATGCGAGGTCAGGCTAAGTATTGGGGAACACCTACTACTTGCACCATTGTTTTTAGAAATAACAAATGGTACGCATCTATTACCGTTGATGTTTTAGACCAAGTTCTCAAACCAGAAAATTTACCAACAGGTGCTATTGGTATAGACTTAGGTTGTATTTCAGCATTGTCAATTACTGATGGTCTAAATCATCAACAGATTGAAGCTCCCAAGTTTTTGAGAAATGCAGAACATCAAATCAAAAAAGCGTCTAAGGAGAAGAGGCGTAAACGCGCACCAAATAGAAAAAAGAAGATTAAGGCTTCTAGAAGATGGAAAAAAGCCCAAAATAAAGTTAGTAAACTAACTCGTAAAGTTGCTAACCAGCGTCAAAATTGGGTACATCAAGTTGCAGCAGAAATTGTCAGCGGTAATAGCTTCATTGCAACTGAGAAACTAGAAGTAAAGAACATGACAAGTTCGGCTAAGAAAGGTAAGCGTAAAAAGCAAAAAGCAGGTTTGAATAAGTCAATACTTGACGTAGGTTTTGGAATGCTACGCAGTGCCATCAAGTACAAAGTTGAGCAAATTGGTGGTGTATTTGTTGAAGTTCCAACCCTGAAGGTAAGGCCTAGTCAAACCTGCCCCAAATGCGGTCATCAGCACAAGAAAACACTCGATGTTAGAGTTCACGAGTGTAGTGTTTGTGGATATCGTCAAGACCGAGATATCGCCGCTGCCGAGGTAATGCTTTACTGGGCTAAAGGCACTCTACCGGAGTCAGGAACTGGCTTCGTAGGCGCAGAGCCATCTAGCTCTACTTCATGTACTCGTAAAAAAGCGGGAAGCATGAAGCAACTAGGGGCAAAGAAGCGTCAAAAATCTACAGAAAGCTTTGCTAGAAACGAACTGAGGGACGTAGAAACCCACAGTTCAGGCGAAGCCAACTGTGGGTAGTTCATTTAATTCTCACCTTTTTAAGCATTAACCTTTTCTTTTTGAGCCTGAGACTGCTTGCGTTTGAGAACTCCACCAAATACCAAAGCTGTAGCTGAACCAAGAATGGTCATAGGTTCAGGAACGTTAGGAGAAGGAGGAGTAGCTTGGACTTGCACCAACTTACCATAGAGTCCAGCGCTGTTTGCCCGTTGTTCTATGGTGATGAATTGAGAGACTGGGCTGGAGCTAGCGTCTGGTTTGAACCCTTCGATAGTCAGGTTATAATCAAACCCACCAATGCTGACCAACTCTGTAGAACTCAGAGAGGGAATGGAAACGACATCAGGACAGGGTTCGGAATATCCAGGGGTCGCAGGACACACAGTTCCTGGGACGTTATTAGGGGTCTCGTTGTGGCTAAACGCGAAGTTGAAGGTTTTATTGAAAGCACCAGTAAAATTGACCCCTAAATTGGCGTTGGCAAGAGTGTTACCGGTGATAGGCCAGTTGAAGTGTGTAAATGTCCCTAGTAAAAAAGAACTACCGTTTAATGGCGCAGTTACATTACTTTCACCAGTAAAGTTGTATCCGCTTTGTCCATTCCCAGTAGCAGCCGTACCCCAGCTAATCTGGTTAGTACCAATCCCACCGATAGGACTTTGAGTACCAACTGCGGAAGTCCAAGTACCGCTAGTGGTGACAGTTGCAGCTTGTGCCATACCAGTATAGCCGATGGACATTGCCAAGGTGGCAGCTACGCCCAGAACGTTCAATTTTTTGTTCATTAGTTAATCTCTCAATGAAATAGCGAAAGGTTAAATCACTTAACTGTTAACAGTTATCAAGGGTATGGTTGTCAGTACAATAGCACCAACATCTGACACTAATTGCATTAGTGTTTTACGTAGGCACTGAGATTATTAATCCAGTCTTTAACAATACCCGTAATTACTGTTAGCAATAGATAAACAACAGTATGTACTTAACGTCAATATATATGGCTTGGACTAACCCGTAAGTAGCTTGACGCAGGTAAACTTGTTGTATTAACAGGATTAAATATGCCTGTAAATCAATCAAAAATCAACCATTATTAGCTTTCTTCACAAAAACACATAGTGCCTTTTTTTACTTTTAGTTGAGTAAAAATCCCAAACCTTTATCCGTCAATGTTTATACTTACCTCTTCAAATTTATGGGAAATGTTAAGCTTCCATGAAGTTGCATAGTTTTTACGCAGAAAGATCAGGATATTTTGAAAATTTTTATACAAAAAATCCTGTAGGTCTAATAAATATAGGTGTTATTTGTCGCAGGGGGGAAGACCAATTTTATCGGCTCTGTGAGGACGATAGGGGGTAGGGGCGCAAGGCCTTGCGCCCCTACAGCTCGTCGAACAACGCCAAAAACCCTGATTTTCGCGTGCCGTGAGGGGTCATACCTACCATTCGCGACTCTGTATCCTTAATCTCGCAGCAGAGCAAAATGAAACGCCCTAAGTAAGTCGGCGCGAAAAAACAAAACAACTCAATAGCCGACCTACTTAGCTAATCAACAAAATCAGGACGCGCCTGTTGAGTTAATTTCAACTTGTGTTCTAAAACCGGCCAATTTTCCTGGTCAATTAAGTCAATCAATTCAGCCAAATTTTGCTGATATTGTTGCAGTGACCCCAGCAATGCTTGACGATTGTAACGCGCCATCATCAGGCGCAACTCTGGATTACCGCCACCGACACGGCTGGTATCGCGAAACCCTGAACTAGCTAGCTGTTGTGCTAACTTTAAAACCTCCAGGTCGGTTTCATTCATACAAGCTGCAATCAATGAAGAACTGACCATTGCAGGTAAATGTGAAATCCAGCTAACAGCGCGGTCATGTTGTTCTGGTTCACAATGGTAGATATTAGATCCAAGCGATCGCACAATGTTCTCGACAACGGCAATTGTATCAGTTGGTGTTGTGGGAATGGGTGTAAGTACATAAGGCCGCGCCACAAATAAATTTCGTTGTGCAGCTTCTATACCACTATCTGCGGTTCCCGCCATTGGATGTCCACCGATAAAATGATCCCAAAGGGGAGAAATCGCCTTAACTATCGGTGCTTTTACTGAACCGACATCAGTCAAAATCGTTGTGGGAGACAAATAAGTGATTAACTGTTCAACTTGGGTCACAATAAGTGATAGAGGTGTACAAATAAATACGATCTCAGCAGCAGCTAACAGGCTAAGATCCACAGATGCCTGATCGACACTGCCAAGGGCGATCGCCTTTTGACAGGTTGATTGTCGGCGGCTAACCCCAAAGACCTGATGTCCTTGCGATCGCAAATCAAAGCCCAAAGATCCACCTATCAGTCCCAGTCCTAAAATACCAATTTTCATTTTTGATTTTGATTAGTCCATCTCTTACATATTTTTTGCATAATTTACCAACTTTTAAAGTTGGCATCTGAGGGGTAGCATTCATGACTGTAGAAGAATTGCTGGAACAATACGCGGCAGGAATGTTAGACTTTACTGGTGTTGACCTTTCTGAAGCCAATCTCAGTAGTGCCAAACTCTCTGGAGCCAATCTCAGTGAAGCCAATTTGAGTGTGGTCAATCTCAGTGGTGCGAATCTCACCGAAGCCAACTTGAGCTATGCCAAGCTGAATGTAGCTAGATTGAGTGGCGCACATCTTGCCAACACCAACCTGAACAATGCTAGTCTCAATGTAGCTAACTTAATTCGCGCCGATCTTAATCGTGCCCAACTTAGGGGTGCTTCATTAATCCGGTCGGAG
The Gloeotrichia echinulata CP02 DNA segment above includes these coding regions:
- a CDS encoding IS607 family transposase; the encoded protein is MMQHVTPKEAAKILGVHVSSLRRWENEGKLRAIRTPGGQRRFVLEEVEKVAGVSRTVRTVCYGRVSTNGQQDDLQRQLEHLRTRHPEAEIISEVGSGLNFKRKKFLAILERIIDGDIQRLVIAHPDRLVRFGFELVKWLCTKFECELLVLNDRKLSPEQELVQDMLSIIHCFSSRLYGLRKYKSTIFEELQKESEAQSIDKAVTEQCIENQAIS
- the psbU gene encoding photosystem II complex extrinsic protein PsbU; its protein translation is MKGLVRLLTVFSLLLGCWGWLGTTGPAQAVSFNTLAFPQVPVLAVGQNKADAKLGTEFGKKIDLNNTNVRAFQQYPGLYPTLAKKIIKNAPYKKVEDVLNIKGLKTRQTELLQANLDNFTVTEKAPEFNEGDDRFNNGIYR
- a CDS encoding transposase produces the protein MKIRLFPSKELHQVWKRWLAAYRYYFNQCISFLHKNYDAQTRIIIVKKTNKEKEVKISAQELDKIAQKMDVPAWVKTLPGHQRQEACFEAFDAFKQARSQGGNAKFKSCKATSQAIQFKVGNFKNGTWYCNTTKGLKFTTIGQTTPFQCEYGTELVYRRGKWFGCFPQYKDVTPSGSDRVIALDPGNRTFLTGFDGENVLEIGKGDIGRIQRLCQHLDNLISRSTKTTCRKRRKMRIAANRVRERIQNLIKDLHNKAVNLLVNAYKVIYLPTFDSSQMVIKKRNGKRRKINSKSVRQMLTLSHYKFEQHLKQAASKKGVIIVLCNESYTSKTCGNCGHIHHKLGGNKVFKCPHCGIQISRDVNGARNILLRALQATAFTVTYDSIVLSDSCLRHATRTELTDAIVNHV
- the tnpA gene encoding IS200/IS605 family transposase; amino-acid sequence: MVPRKSSHSVFSIHLHFVFVTKYRRKTITASMLERLQKIFANVCIKTKCRLIEFSGEVDHVHLLVDFHPDNNLSVLVGSLKSASSRIIQKEFSEHLSNFYRQPVFWSSSYYVSSTGGAPIEKIKQYIQSQESPNE
- the nadB gene encoding L-aspartate oxidase; protein product: MPQINIPNQFDVLVVGAGAAGLYTVLCLPQNLQVGLITKESVSLSASDWAQGGIAAAIAPEDSPAMHIQDTIKAGAGLCDVTAVEFLAQEAPKCIQSLVNLGVAFDRHGQALALTLEAAHSHHRVLHAADTTGREVITTLTAQVLRRQNIQVIQQALALSLWMEPQSGRCQGISLFYQGEITWIRAGAVVLATGGGGQVFAQTTNPAVSTGDGVAIAWRSGAILRDLEFIQFHPTALTKPGADRFLISEAVRGEGAHLIDDQGRRFAFDYHPAGELAPRDIVSRAIFSHLQRTTTDITTANVWLDMRPIPADKIRHRFPNIIKVCQRWGIDVFTEPIPVAPAAHYWMGGIVTDLQNRTNIPDLYAVGESASTGVHGANRLASNSLLECIVFGAQMANIKLAPVALESETPALPLRKYIADVSEWHKQQAQLEEIRLKLPRLVWQTAGICREQTGLETAIATIESWQQDFAALPLTQFLLSLSPTEPASLDLPEVEQQLRLWAQTRNLIDVAALILKSAAFRTESRGGHYRLDYPHPDPDWQAHTLIQKYHWWKSSLLNK
- a CDS encoding CHASE2 domain-containing protein, whose translation is MSKQLGKFFLKFFFGRKQPLGRGNREFITATSVAVCILLLRSIGLLQSLELAALDQLFRLRPNEPPEERITIVAIDEASLREVGSWPIPDGVIAQLLQKLTAQNPRALGLDIYRDLPVEPGHEELENAFRSMPNLIGIEQLANNKNASVLPPPVLNQLDKVGFNNVLYDPDGKIRRSLLYWHIDNQAHESFALKLALLYLKSYGITPKTAASNPEYLQLGKAVFTPFRAADGAYVGADAGGYQILSNFPKPICRRSCTESSHYRQVSMRDVLANRVPKSWISDRIVLIGSTAPSLQDFVFIPHSSKLIGTAKPVAGIELQAYFISELISSAVQGRPLLKVWSKLLEYLWIFTWSYVGAVTTWRIRHPKKSILTVVLSCLLLAGSSYLAFLSGWWIPIIPSLLTFGTSAIWMTCYIAYMQEELKRSKEFLHQVINTIADPVFVKNEQHQWIVLNEAYCQFIGYPNRLLIEKSDYDFFPKHEADVFRQQDSLVFKTQQSREHEEKFTDANGITYLIATKRSLHKDAAGNYFLVGVIRDITKRKLIEQQLKRTAADLFRSNNELKRKEDHLRYIAYHDPLTGLSNRKFFAEQIYESLHWAQINNLLLALLFIDLDGFKQVNDTLGHEMGDRLLVTIAQRLSNSLRGSDTVSRLGGDEFTVILRSIPNVQVAAKVAEKILCTITEPIVLDGYTTSVSASIGISIYPLNSQDTETLIKQADTAMYTAKRLGKNRYEFA